The following nucleotide sequence is from Nautilia sp. PV-1.
TGCGATAATATTCCAAACGATATTTTTAATCCATGCCGTGGCAAAATACGAAATAACCCCGGCAATTATCCATACGGATAATGTTTTCATTTTATTAAACTCCATATCATTTTAAATGCTATTATATATAAAAGTATACCGATTATTTTTTTAATCTGCTGCTGGTTCAGTTTAAAATGCATAAAATAATTGCCTATGTATCCTCCAAGAACGGCTCCTAATGCCGCTACAGTTAATATACCCCAATCGAATTTGACGAAACTCATATATGTTAAAAATGCCGCAAACGTTGAAAAAGGAATTACAAAGCTCATAGTGACGGCCAGTTTTTTGGCGTCAAATCCTAAAAGTATCATAATAGGCATCAGTAAAGCGCCGCCTCCTATACCTAAAAGTCCGCTTATAAAGCCTACTACGGCTCCTATCAGCACCATTACCCACTGTTTGTCGTATTGAAATTTCTGCTCTTTTTTCCCAAATAAAATCATACTGCCGCTGAATAGCAAAAAAACAGCAAACAGCCATTTTACCTCATGTACGGGTATATGTTTTGAATACATTGCTCCAAGAGGGGCGAAAGCTGCAAGAGACACTGCCAAAGGAAGAGCGAATTTAATGTCAAG
It contains:
- a CDS encoding sulfite exporter TauE/SafE family protein translates to MFYLEIFLISTVLSAFFALGGVGSATAMVPVMHWMGIEFNFAKAIGLFVNTSTTITATIMNIKRKVLDIKFALPLAVSLAAFAPLGAMYSKHIPVHEVKWLFAVFLLFSGSMILFGKKEQKFQYDKQWVMVLIGAVVGFISGLLGIGGGALLMPIMILLGFDAKKLAVTMSFVIPFSTFAAFLTYMSFVKFDWGILTVAALGAVLGGYIGNYFMHFKLNQQQIKKIIGILLYIIAFKMIWSLIK